The following proteins are co-located in the Hydrogenophaga sp. RAC07 genome:
- a CDS encoding sensor histidine kinase — protein MQIDTPTPNTRAWGDPLALLLASTGEGVFGIDLDGLCVFINHAGARMIGFEPDELLGRNMHDLTHHSHADGAHYPVDDCPIFKAFLEGLPCRIDSEVFWRRDGSSFPVEYSSHPILDEGAVRGAVVTFVDITERKRAADALQRAKDELEERVGERTLALATALKQVRELAARSEAVREEERTRIAREVHDELGSLLVALKMDVNWLDKRLSEQEQRTLEAAGDMRERMRCKCQNMSRLIETAVDNVGRIITDLRPSILDHQGLWAALEWQAQEFVQSAEMSLNWCMEVDDAPDPPEPLAMGVFRIFQEMLSNVGRHARADRLGVHIVVRGTSLQLTVQDNGVGAPAQAFEAADAYGVMGMRERARHFGGDIHIDSAPGQGTRMGLTVTLPSGDVA, from the coding sequence ATGCAGATCGACACGCCCACCCCGAACACCCGCGCCTGGGGCGACCCGCTGGCGCTGCTGCTCGCCTCCACCGGCGAGGGGGTGTTCGGCATCGATCTCGACGGCCTGTGCGTGTTCATCAACCACGCGGGCGCCCGCATGATCGGCTTCGAGCCGGACGAACTGCTGGGCCGCAACATGCACGACCTCACCCACCATTCGCACGCCGACGGCGCGCACTACCCGGTGGACGACTGCCCGATCTTCAAGGCCTTTCTGGAAGGCCTGCCCTGCCGCATCGACTCCGAGGTGTTCTGGCGCCGCGACGGCTCCAGCTTCCCGGTCGAGTACTCCAGCCACCCCATACTCGACGAGGGCGCCGTGCGCGGCGCGGTCGTGACCTTTGTCGACATCACCGAACGCAAGCGCGCCGCCGACGCCCTGCAGCGCGCCAAGGACGAGCTGGAAGAGCGTGTGGGTGAGCGCACGCTCGCGCTGGCCACGGCCCTGAAGCAGGTGCGCGAGCTGGCCGCGCGCTCGGAAGCCGTGCGCGAGGAAGAGCGCACCCGCATCGCTCGCGAGGTGCACGACGAGCTTGGCAGCCTCCTGGTGGCCCTCAAGATGGACGTGAACTGGCTGGACAAGCGCCTCTCCGAACAGGAGCAGCGCACGCTGGAGGCGGCGGGCGACATGCGCGAACGCATGCGCTGCAAGTGCCAGAACATGAGCCGCCTGATCGAGACCGCGGTGGACAACGTGGGCCGCATCATCACCGACCTGCGCCCCAGCATCCTGGACCACCAGGGCCTGTGGGCCGCGCTCGAATGGCAGGCGCAGGAGTTCGTGCAGTCGGCCGAGATGTCCCTGAACTGGTGCATGGAGGTGGACGACGCACCCGACCCGCCCGAGCCGCTGGCCATGGGCGTGTTCCGCATCTTCCAGGAGATGCTGAGCAACGTGGGGCGGCACGCGCGCGCCGACCGCCTGGGCGTGCACATCGTCGTGCGCGGGACGTCGCTGCAACTCACCGTGCAAGACAATGGCGTGGGCGCGCCGGCCCAGGCTTTTGAGGCGGCCGATGCCTACGGCGTGATGGGCATGCGCGAGCGGGCGCGGCATTTTGGCGGCGACATTCACATCGACAGCGCACCAGGACAGGGCACCCGCATGGGCCTGACGGTGACGCTGCCCTCCGGAGACGTGGCTTGA